One Argentina anserina chromosome 6, drPotAnse1.1, whole genome shotgun sequence genomic window, GTTCTATCTGTCCCAATGATTTTGAATTTCACTGTTGATCCCCATTTGGTAAATCTGTACGTACCAGATACCAGGGTTTTTGTTCGGCTCAGCTTTGTGTCTGCAAACCCAAAGTTGCAAATTATTACCCAATTCATTGGACTATCTTGCATGGCTTCTCTAGATGCATTCACAAACACATGAATCCACATTATAGTTTTCAACTTGAGTATGAAGAAAAGTGCAGGCTTAGGAGCAAtgtgaattttatttatttttattgaaaGATGCTtacaaagaaagaaatcaaATGCTTCAGGTTGCATATATGGTTGCATATTTATGTTACATTATTCATCTTACTGAGATTACTATGCAACCATATATGGATAGTGCCAGACCTCTAAGCATGATAGGCCTATAAGCCTATTGGTCAGCCATTCAAATTCCTAAGCCCTCTAAGCATGTTAGGCCTATAAGCCTATTGGTCTCCCATCCCTGCTAAAGATACATTTACCTAATCGAGTAACCGTAGTGGTTGATCTGCTTTACAAAAGGAGAGATCCCTTCACGCATGTTGTGAAACTGATGAAAGATTGTATTGCTGCAGTGTTTATTGACCCAATGCCACTCTAAACTAGAGATCAGTCATCATTTAGTTTCCTAGCTTtgccttttgtttctttttatgATTCTATCCTTAATAAGATGATGGACCGCGATGAAGTAGTGCTTCAGTGTTCCACTTACTGGTGTCCTATCCCTTTCAGAAGAGGAACATTCATGTTTGTTTAATTGGTTGAATATCCGGTTGATATATAATTGGTAACTTACGTTTTCTATCTGATTTTCAAGATCAGTCatgattgaaaagaaaaaaaaaatagtttgcAACTTTGCATGTATTAtgatttataatattttttcaaGATGGACTTAATGCGAGATGTTTGGTTGGAGTAGGCAGGGATTACAATGTCAAGGAGAATGGGGTTTAGTCATAGATTGTTGATATTCTCCTTTGACTTCCCATCCCAAAATGTCTTATCTCGATCCATCATGATTAGGTAAAGCTTAAGAACGAGTGCAGTACGTATTTGATTTATATCTCTTCAAAATTCTTCGTTCTTCAAGAATGAAACCATGAGATTTGGTCTTCTAGTTAATTTGATTTTCCCAACGCTGTCTTCTATGCTTCTCTGTTGTTTCTCAACTTTTACTACGTACTAATTAATCAGTTGTGATTGATACCGTCTTTCTGGATTTAGGGATATTAAAGAGTCATGAGTCCTGCTGACAGATTCTGATATCCGTCTTGCAGAAGTATGTTTCCTATTTGTTTTCATAAGTTTGTGTCATTTACCATCATATGCTATAACGTACCTCTTAAGCCTAAACCCTGATGAAAGATTTTACGTCGGACCCCTATGCACATGGAAAGGCTACTTCAGATTAGCCAAAAATATGTGTAGTAACTTCTATATGCATGTCCTGATGACTTTGCACTTCTCTCTGTGAATCCCAAATTGTAAACCTGCACCGGAAACCTGAGCTTTCGTTCAGCTCAGAATTGTAAACCTGTTCCACCCAATTTACTACTCACAAACCACACACACATGCATCCACATTATAGTTGTCAACTTGAATGCCAAAAATGCATAGCCAACAGGAGCACAAAGTGCCCCTATCTGTTTTCCTTTAAAAATGCGTCCCCAGCAAGAAACCAAACGTCTCATTTGTAATCTTCCTTAGGTTTGGTAAAAAATTGAATTGGATTTTCCATATTTTATAGGAATATAATCCCTTAATCAATCTATATACTGTAGAAAGCTAGCATCAAAATAACACAAGGTACATACAAATTAAATTAGGAAGACATCATCTTCAACGTATTGATCAACTTTCTTGGGACACCTCGATGTGTTTGGCGATATTAATAATGCAACTCACAGATTGAATACTGTATAGTTTGCCCAGAATGATAGTCATGATTTTTGTAAATTTAAAGATAAGATTAAATATCAGTTTCTATGTGTCTTTATAGCTGGATATCAATTTCTGTTAGGTATAAAATTTACACTTTTCTTGATAGTGCTTCTGAAATGCACATGCAATGGTTCTGTTAGTATCACAATAGTTGGTGTTCTGGGTTGCTTTGGCTGAATAGCTAGCACGCGTCTTCAGAGCACTTCATAGTGAAGCACTTTAAAgtgtatatgcatatataggaTGCACTTGAACTTTCCCTGCAAGCACTACTTAGCAGAAGTGCTTTCTATAGAAACAGTCCGTCCAACATGCCTTCGAATCAACTGAAGGCATGGTGATTTAGATAGGCAGTCGTTTTGGACCTCTCTATACCTCACCTTTTGGGGCTGtgcatgagagagagagagagagagagagagagagagagagagagagagagagaatttgTCACTATAATACTATCCAAAcacaatttcaatttattgtatacgagtataaatatatttacatttttttatcGACAACTTGTATAAGTGCGATTTTTTTAAAACCCGTTGGAGCAAATATGcttcaattttgttttgaataGATATTGATACTGTATTGCTAATCAACAGCCAAAATGTGAGTAGTTTCTAGCATCCTAATAGAGAAATTGGCGAGTGAACACCCAGTACACAAACTATAAAGATTTAATTATGGAATTGTACCTAAAATGCGATAAATTTGATTGTGCTTAAATTTTGGACATTGTACCTATTAGAGTTGGAAGCGAAGATGCTTTTTATTCGAGGTTTCAGGAGGATTCAACTACGAAACTTCACTTCacggttttgttttggttaaCTCACTTCACGGTTAATTAGGAAGTCCTATCCAAATCTAATCCTTATTGACATCTTCGAACCCTTTGTAAATCTAATTAAACTTCTTCCGCTTCCGCTTCCGCTGCCCTATATATAACCATATGCAAACCCAACGCAACCTCGCGGTTTTCTATCTTTTCCAAACTCTCCATTCTAATTCTATCGTGCCCTTCTGCTTGTTTACTAGTACTCATTCGTTGTTTTCTCATGGATACCGCTAAATGGTTCCTTCTACTCGCTTGTTGCTGTGTATTTCTGCTACATAACATCAATGGAGTGGAAGCCTCGCACGAGGTCTACCCAGAGTTTCAGTCTCTTAGTGCTTTGGAGGTCAATCAAGTGCACAGAACGGGGTTTCACTTTCAACCTCCCAGAAACTGGATAAACGGTATTTGATTCTGTTTGATTTCCTCAATTACTGTCAGTAAACCGATACTACTGTTGTTTCGTTTGCATAAATAGATCACGATGTTTTTCTCAACGCTCCGAGATTGAAGTAGTTCTTGGCTTTCTGCTTTTGGTCCATACATGCGTTCCGTTTTTCTTTGTAATCTGTTCATGTTTGGCTTAAAAAGAACATCTTTGCGAAGGGTCTGAACTCTATTATTATACTGTACAAAAGTTTTACGATGAACAGAAAAACCATGAGCATTATGTTTTAAGCTTTTTAGTATTAACATATTATTGTAAATTCAAAACGTGCAAGTACGATCCAACGTTACTTCAAGTTCTATATATGCACTACTCTGGATTTTCTATAGTCGGAACGTCTGAGTCTATACGTAGAACTGATCGTTTCGGTTGCATATTGTTATTCTTTACCATACTTTGGAGCATGTAAAGATTGAATGGTATAGATAAATTCTGTTCTATACAAAGCAAACGAAGAACAACAATGTGGATAATGATGTTGATGACACCCCCAGATATATATGAACATTGGTGTTGGATAGCGCATGTTTACTAATTTAATTTCACCTTACGTAATAGGTGCCCGTGGGATGCTTGGGTTAATTAGTTAATAAAAGGTGTACTGGAATAAATAGCAGGAAAATTGCTGATATTGGTCAATTCATCCAAACACAGGCTTCATGTGATTTTTGAAAAGTTCTGGTGTATGTTCAACGATGAGATCTGCTTCCTTATCATGTTCTAATACAGAAATATAAACCCTCATACGTTCACTCATTACTGTGAAATAAATATGCTTTACCTTTTTATAGTCAACTGACTTTTTATTGTTCCACTTTCTCCCTTCCATGGCTGTTCACAAACAAATGAACCACAGATCCAAATGGTGAGTTTTCTTCAGCATGAAGTTTACCAATTTTTCACTTGTAGTAACCAACATTAATTTAACTACACACTTCTTTTCTATCTTTAACAGGACCTATGTATTATGGGGGTTTCTACCACTTATTCTACCAGTACAATCCAAAAGGTGCTGTATGGGGCAACATTGTTTGGGCCCATTCAGTCTCTAAGGATCTAATTAACTGGCAGGCCATTGAACCCGCCATTGAACCGTCCAAGCCCTTTGACATTAATGGGTGCTGGTCAGGCTCCGCCACTCTTCTTCCGGGGAACAAGCCCATTATCCTCTATACCGGTCTTGATGCGGAAAACCGCCAGATCCAAAACTACGCCGTGCCCGCAAACCTGTCGGACCCATATCTACGTGAATGGGTTAAGCCTGACAACAACCCGCTAGTGGTTCCGGATAAAACCATGAACTCTTCGCAGTTCCGGGACCCGACAACTGCTTGGTGGAGCAATGGGCATTGGAAGATGGTGGTGGGTGGCATTAGAAAAAAGAGAGGGATGGCCCATTTGTATAGGAGTAAAGACTTTGTTTATTGGGTCAAGGCCCAACACCCGCTTCACTCGGCCCCAAAAACGGGTATGTGGGAATGCCCAGATTTTTACCCGGTTTCATTGAAGGGCAAAGTAGGGTTGGACACATCAAAAAATGGTGGGGATGTAAAGCATGTTTTGAAGGTGAGTCTTGATCTGACTAGGTATGACTACTACACTGTTGGACGATACTTTCCTAAACAAGACAGGTATGTTCCTGATAAAGAATTGGTGGATGGTTGGGAAGGATTGAGATATGATTATGGCAATTTCTATGCTTCCAAAACTTTCTTTGATCCTGCAAAGAATAGGAGAATATTGTGGGGCTGGGCTAATGAGTCTGATGCACGTGAGGATGATATTGAGAAGGGATGGGCTGGACTTCAGGTGACTATCCTCATTCCTCTCTCAAAGTACTCTTTTAATGATTAGATTTCTAagttcaactcaaataaagtTGAGAACAAGAACTACTTCTAGTTCATCTCACTTTTGTGGGAGAAGAGAGTGTAAATTATCTATTGATTTGTAAAATGTACTACAAATCATGTACGTGCTCTAGTATTCCAATTATTTAGTTTGGTCTTAATCCTATATGCAGACAATCCCAAGGACAGTGTGGCTGAGTCCCGATGGGAAACAATTGTTACAATGGCCGGTTGAAGAATTGGATGCTCTAAGGGGACAAAAGGTTCAGATGAAGAATCAACATCTTAAAATGGGAGATCATGTTGAAGTTAAAGGAATAGCGGCTGCTCAGGTTTGATCCCTTATCTAGTATGTTAGTATAAAACTTTTTCAGAAGATTATTTCTCATTCATATATGTCAATGAATCAACAGGCCGATGTTGAAGTTGTATTCTCTTTCAATAGCTTGGACAAAGCGGAGAAGTTTGATCCTAAATGGTCGAACCTTAATGCTCAAGCAATATGTGGGCGAATGGGTTCAAAGGTTGGAGATGGCATTGGCCCATTTGGGTTATTGACTTTAGCTTCAGAAAACCTAGAGGAATTCACTCCCGTCTTCTTTAGGGTTTTCCAAACTGAAGACAACAAGCATAAGGTTCTCCTGTGCTCTGATGCAAGAAGGTTAGTCTTTGCCTTCAGTACTAAAGTTATATATGTATGGACAGGCAGTGATTAGCTTCATTACTGACGGATCGCCGTCCAAAGTTTTAGCACTGTTCAATTTATACTTCTTTGGATGGAACAGTTCCTCTTTACAGGATAATCTGTACAAGCCATCGTTTGCTGGTTTCGTAGATGTAGACTTATCGGAGAAGAAGCTCTCTCTCAGGAGTTTGGTAAATAATGATTTTGGATAAGTTCCTTTATAAACGCCTTATGCGCGGTATTAGTTGAATAATAACTAacaaatttcttccctttTTCCTTGTCCTTGTTTAAATGCAGATCGATCATTCTgttgttgagagttttggagcTGGAGGAAAAACATGCATCACATCTAGGGTTTACCCCACTCTAGCTGTTGACGATAAAGCTCACTTGTATGTGTTCAACAATGGGACTGAGGCTGTCACTATTGAGAGTCTCGATGCTTGGACTATGAATGCTCCTAAGTTGATGAACCAATAGACCAATTCGATCAGGTCTAACAACTAGTTAAGGCTGTTGGAAATCTGTAACCAAATTCTCAGTAATTAGCTAGTCTGAGCTTAATTTTTAGGTGTCCGTGTAATAAGGATCTATGAGTCTAATGACATTGATCTTAGGGTTCAGTTTCGATCAGTTGATAGTTGTGGCCATTATAGTAGTTTTGAAAACAATgaaataatttctttttgaagaCCACagttcattttaatttttaatttatttttgttaagaCAATACTGTCTATTGTAACTTGTGAGGTAAACTTacgacttttttttttgaaaaaaaatttagaatattattaaaatgaaacaaaatacaaCCATGGATGACTCGGTGGTGGGAAAACtccctcacatgcatccgatCCAAAAAATAAGTAATTACAGTGGACAATAACCGAAATGGGTTCAACTGTAACCTAACATATTTCAGAATTGTCGATACCTCCTTACCGTCAACCTTAAGAAGAATCAACCCACACCAACACTATATACCAAAATTACCCATTACATTGAAAGTTAATTCTAACTATCTTAAAACTATTAGTTCCCGGAAACGACACTATAACCATGATACACCCAGCAACACAACCTttgacacaaaaaaaaaatacccaaaaacaaaatgcaCCCTATAGAGCAGACCTGGGCCAAAGACCCAAGCCCACCCTAACTGACCCATACATAGGCCCAAAAAAGAGCCTAGGCCCCCACCATTGGAGTCAACAAAGAACAATAATCCAAGCATGGCCGCTGGACACCAACCTTCGATCGCAAGACCACCACCTTGTCGCCGACGCCAAACATTGCTAGAAAGCCACCGACCatatttatattaaaaaagCACCACCACGGTAAGGTCAAATCCAGCCAAGTCGAAGTGAATTCAACCGGGTCTGACGAAACCTAGTAAAACCACAGCGACCTTTACTCCCCCTTCTCAGCCCACCATAGTCGTACCGATTTCCCAGCCACTCAAACTCGGCCGGCACCCCAAGGCAACGCCATGACATCGCCTCCAAGAGCAACACTGCAACCCGAAACCAGATCCGACTTCACCGACCGCTAACTCGAATCATCACCCTTTGTCGATCCACCACCAACAACCACATCAGCCACCAAAGGACCCCACAACTCCCGTCCGACAACAACGTCAAAGGACGCGCCGTCAGACGGAACCCAAAATTGTTTTAGAAAACCCTAGGGCGACTCATGTTTTTGCGTAGCTCCCAGACCCGCAACGTAGACGTATTATTACGAGTTTCTTCTTATAAAAGGTAGTACTGTAGTAGTCAAATGCTATTGGGCATGACCAAATCGAATATAGATAAGTTAGTTTAACCAGCAGATGAAATCCTACACTTATATTCCATTAATAGGAGAGTGACCAAATCCAATTGAACTCGATCCTTGTTCATCTCCACGTCTACACTATATCCCTTCTTGTACTCACAACCACATCTTTCTCATTTGAATCGCCAAAAATAGACAACTGAAGCTTACTTAACACAATCATAGATTACTTATTCACTATTAGCCACTGCATGTAATCCAGTATGAATACCGTAAGAAAGTTGCTTCCAGTTCTATTATTTGCTTGGTCTTGTGGTTTTGTGATTAACAAGAATCGAGTTGAAGCATCACATCAGATTATCGAACGTCTTCAGAATGTTAAGGCCGGCGAAGTGAAGGATACCCACAGGACCAAGTTTCACTTTCAACCTCCTAAGCACTGGATTAATGGTAACACCCCTCGCTCTCTTTAAACATTTGCAACCTCCGGCATGAAATTTGGTTGTATATCTATGTTAGACAAATTATCTATTTCATATTTTCTGATAAAACGAAGTGATCGAAATTCAACATAAGTAATGAATTAAATACCATCTTAATTTCATTATTGcaattttgtatattttcttAATACGTCactgatcgacttctcttatTTTTGTCTCCATGACTGCCAACAATCAACAACAGATCCAAATGGTAAGTACTGTTTTATCCCGACATtaaatttttgtttcatttacGTTGGATAGATAAAATAGAAACGTAAAGAACTCCACTTTCTAAAgtgaaaaatttcattttcacaccttgaaattgaaaatttacGTAGACTGAAAACTTGTACttagtaattttatttatgtacCCGGTTGTAATTTCCACAGGACCCATGTTCTTCAATGGTTTTACCACTTATTCTACCAATACAATCTCAAAGAATATGTGTAGGGGAAACATCGTGTGGGCACACTCCGTCTATGTTAACGATACCCCCTGAATGAGGTGACTTCCGGCTTAATCTCCTCATTCTCCAATCACTGGAGCGGTGGCTGGAGACCTGGAAGGCCCAGCAGGTAGACATGCCAGCtcggtaacccatctgtttgcTCGGGTATCGCAATTGACGCCACCCACAGTGGCTCGCCTTCAGAGATAGATGCAATGTACTAGCACGCGTTCCCAAATCGACGGAAGAGCCAAGCTCATTCCCCGATGCACCTATAAATAGGCTGGTTAAACCATTCAAAAATGGTAACGTATTCCTAAGTCCTTAACTCTCGAACTTATTCCGCACCAGATACTAACTTAAGCTTCGGAGGGTCAAAAACCGGCGCACCGCTAGTCCATTGACTTTGACTTGTGTTGTGTGCAGGTCCAATTGAGCTGACACACCGGAATACAAGGCTACGAGAAGCTCGATTCCCAGATTTAGCTCCTGTAACATTTGGTGCTAGAAGGAAGGTTCGAACCTCCGCAAGACTTTTCCACCTTAACACAATGGTGATTCCGAACGAACAAGGAACCCATCATCGCCACGCCAGTCCCCTCACCGGGAGGCGGACACAACGCTTTTCACTAAGATTGTTCTCCGATCCGTAGCACGGGACCGGGGGTATTCCCCGACTCTAGGGATATAATCCCTGAATATACGGGATACTCAATGTAGTGTCTATATAAAAGCTctccttatcaatgaatacaGCTAATGCTTCTCTCTAATATGatgcgtattacattcttctgtaa contains:
- the LOC126798219 gene encoding beta-fructofuranosidase, insoluble isoenzyme 3-like, translated to MYYGGFYHLFYQYNPKGAVWGNIVWAHSVSKDLINWQAIEPAIEPSKPFDINGCWSGSATLLPGNKPIILYTGLDAENRQIQNYAVPANLSDPYLREWVKPDNNPLVVPDKTMNSSQFRDPTTAWWSNGHWKMVVGGIRKKRGMAHLYRSKDFVYWVKAQHPLHSAPKTGMWECPDFYPVSLKGKVGLDTSKNGGDVKHVLKVSLDLTRYDYYTVGRYFPKQDRYVPDKELVDGWEGLRYDYGNFYASKTFFDPAKNRRILWGWANESDAREDDIEKGWAGLQTIPRTVWLSPDGKQLLQWPVEELDALRGQKVQMKNQHLKMGDHVEVKGIAAAQADVEVVFSFNSLDKAEKFDPKWSNLNAQAICGRMGSKVGDGIGPFGLLTLASENLEEFTPVFFRVFQTEDNKHKVLLCSDARSSSLQDNLYKPSFAGFVDVDLSEKKLSLRSLIDHSVVESFGAGGKTCITSRVYPTLAVDDKAHLYVFNNGTEAVTIESLDAWTMNAPKLMNQ